A genomic segment from Spinacia oleracea cultivar Varoflay chromosome 3, BTI_SOV_V1, whole genome shotgun sequence encodes:
- the LOC110779173 gene encoding protein ALP1-like, with protein MFFEYSSSSESADENPYGEVDRMVDDFVTNHLPNTFFPRGPRIQNENDTIPIPADRNREEGHNRLFNDYFAENPVYSYKQFRQRFRMKRPWFCRIMNKVVENDVFLQQRRNAAGKLGLSGLQKCTAAIRMLAYGLALDAIDEYLRMGETTSKKSLLHFTQGVIKHFEEDYLRSPTDEDLRRILYQNEMRGFPGMIYSIDCMHWEWKNCPTAWRGQYQGRSGKASLILEAVADQDLWIWHSFFGIPGSSNDLNVLHRSPIFDDVLTGKVPPITFQVNGHEYNMGYYLTDGIYPNWATFIQGFSRPQLETERLFANRQAHVRKDVERAFGVLQARFAIVRQPSLAYDEDILGDIMKACIILHNMIVEDEPDMYVRADVLRRYYEEDLSSLTATVNNGEPFEFQTGQPFSINALLGRITSLSSSQIHHSLKEDLIEHNWQKYGGNNH; from the coding sequence ATGTTTTTTGAATACAGTTCAAGCTCAGAATCTGCTGATGAAAATCCATACGGAGAAGTTGATCGAATGGTTGACGATTTTGTCACTAATCACTTACCAAACACATTCTTTCCACGAGGTCCTAGAATTCAAAATGAGAATGATACCATTCCGATTCCAGCAGATAGAAACCGTGAAGAAGGGCATAACCGCTTGTTTAATGATTACTTTGCGGAAAATCCAGTATATTCATACAAGCAGTTTCGTCAAAGGTTTCGAATGAAAAGACCTTGGTTTTGCCGTATCATGAACAAAgtggttgaaaatgatgttttcttgcAACAGAGAAGAAATGCTGCCGGAAAATTAGGGTTATCAGGATTGCAAAAATGCACTGCAGCTATCAGGATGTTAGCGTATGGTTTGGCTCTGGATGCAATTGATGAATATCTGCGAATGGGTGAAACAACTTCAAAAAAATCATTATTACATTTCACTCAAGGGGTAATCAAGCATTTTGAAGAGGATTACCTAAGAAGTCCTACTGATGAAGACTTAAGGAGGATCCTTTATCAAAATGAAATGCGCGGATTTCCAGGCATGATCTATAGTATTGATTGTATGCACTGGGAATGGAAGAACTGTCCTACTGCATGGAGAGGTCAATACCAAGGACGCAGCGGGAAAGCGTCCCTAATTCTTGAAGCTGTTGCAGATCAAGATCTATGGATTTGGCATTCATTTTTTGGTATTCCTGGTTCATCTAATGACCTTAATGTTCTGCACCGTTCTCCTAtttttgatgatgttttgacaGGTAAGGTACCTCCTATAACTTTTCAGGTGAACGGACATGAATACAACATGGGGTACTACCTCACAGATGGTATTTATCCAAATTGGGCTACGTTCATTCAAGGATTTTCTCGTCCCCAACTTGAAACAGAAAGGTTGTTTGCTAACAGACAAGCGCATGTTCGTAAGGATGTTGAACGTGCGTTCGGTGTTTTGCAAGCAAGATTCGCCATTGTACGACAACCATCTCTGGCTTACGATGAAGATATATTAGGCGATATAATGAAGGCTTGTATCATCTTACACAACATGATAGTTGAGGATGAACCAGATATGTATGTCCGAGCTGATGTATTACGAAGGTACTATGAAGAAGACCTTTCGAGCTTAACCGCAACAGTGAATAATGGTGAACCCTTTGAGTTCCAGACTGGACAACCCTTCTCCATTAACGCATTATTGGGGAGAATAACATCTTTGAGTAGCAGTCAAATTCATCACTCTTTGAAAGAGGATTTAATTGAGCATAACTGGCAAAAATATGGAGGCAATAATCATTAA